A stretch of DNA from Candidatus Hinthialibacter antarcticus:
CGCACCCGCGAGTCGGCGTAGAACAATGTGTCCGCGCATTTCGCCGCGAGTTGGGCGACGTGTTCGCGGACGCGGTCGGTAATCACGCCGCAGTTTCGTTCCTGCACCTGGTCGGCGATGATGACGGCGTCGACTTGCGGCGCCAGTGCATCCAATTTTGCGATGACGGCGTCTTCGAGGTCTCGCCCAAGCAGGCCGCGATTTTTGGTATCCTGCCGCTCAAGTTCAACCTCGCCGCCGGGCTGCTGCGACATGGGCTTGCAGTAAGTCGGCGTGAAGCGCTGTTCGGTTTCAACCAAGACCGGCTCAATACGACGGGCGCGTAGGGCTTTCTTGAGGTCATAGCCTTCGCCGTCGTCGCCAACGACCGACAACACGTTGACCGTCCCCACTTGCAGCGAACTTAAATTATTGCACACCGTCCCCGCCGCGCCGGGTTGACAGCGGATGCCCGTAATCTGGTGCGCGACCTTGCCGGTCTCGATGGAAATTTCTTCGAGCGCGGGGCCGATCTCAAGATATTTGTCTAAAAATAAATCGCCAAACACGGCGATGCGTTGTTGCTGAAAGGCGTTTAAGAGTTGCTGCAGGCGGGCTTCATTCATTTTGCTTCAACCGAATCCATTAACGAGCGATAAATTGCGGGGACCGTCTCGCGGTGAGCGCCCTGAATATAATGGCTCACGCCGCCGTCTTTGACGGTGCGTACTAGTATCGTTTTCCAGGGGCGATAGTAATAGCGCGGATCGGTCTTGGGCGCTTCTTCGTGATACGAACCGGAGATCGGATACAAGTCGAACGCAGCGGTGAGAAAATGGCATATCTCTTCGCCCTTTTGTTTGGCGACGTTGCGCGCCATCGACAGCGCTTTGAGGTATACTTCCGGCCCCATTACCGCTGAGCCGAAATTCAAAAACACGCCGCCTTCGAGACCGCAAACCGACTGCGTCATAATGAGAAAATCCTGGTACGAAGCCGCGCCCATCGCCGCGCCGTCGCAGTTGGGGTGTTCGTGAATAATGTCGTAACCAACGCCGATATGAACCGTCACCGGAATGCCCAGCCGAACCCCCGCCGCCATGACGGAGATATCGCGATGGGGGAATTTCTCGTCGAGAACCATGCGGCCGATGGCTTCGCCCATGCCCATGCCTTGCTTGACGCCAGCGGCTACGGCGTCGTTGATGCGTCCGGTGTCTTTCCAAAGGCCGAACTGGCCTTCGCTGATATAGCGCTCCACGCTTTCGGTGGTTTCGCCGATCATCGCCAGTTCAAAATCGTGGATCGGCCCGGCGCCGTTCATGGCGATATGGGTAATCAGGCCTTTCTCCATCAGGTCGATCAACATGCGGCCTGTGCCGGAGCGGATGACGTGGGCGCCCATCGAAACGATAATCTGAGCGCCGCGTTCGCGGGCTTTGCGCATCGCCCGGGTGATTTCGGGGATGGCGTCATGATGAAAACCGCAAGGCGCATCCAGCGGCAGCATAACAGAGAGGTCGATGTCGTGTTTGCGCTCGGCAAGCGGCTTGAGAATCAACTGGCTGCGGTCAAAGGCAGGAAACGGCATGTTTAACTCTCTCCAAACAAGAGATCAATCAATTGTGAGTGTTCGGAAAAATTGGGGACGATAAAGTCGGCCCCGGCTTGAATCAGGCGGTTGCGTTTCCATTCATCGACTTCAATGCGGCCCGCTTCGTCAGAGGCGACCCCCAGCGCAAACCCGCCGACTTCTTTGCAATTCTCAATTTCGACATAGCCGTCGCCGACCGCTAGCAATTCAGCGCCGGACAAGTTGTTTTCTTTTATAATGTGTTCAATGATTTTTTTCTTTGAGAACTTTTTATAATCGTCAACCGCGCCGTAGATGTGCGTCTGAAAATAGGACGTCAGCCCTAGCGCTTCGGCTTCATCTACGACGAATTGATGGTCGGTGCCGCTGGCGAGATAGAGTTTAGCGCCCTGTTCTTTGAGCGCGTCTAAAAACTCATAACTGCCGGGAACCAAAAAATCGACGGGCTGAGACTTGCCGTTGCGCAGCCCTTCCACGCGGTGTTTGATGCGCTCCCACAGGCGGTCGAGGTAGATGTATTTATATTCCAGCGGGTCTTTGGCGGTCCCGCCGCGTTTTTCGATTTGTTCTTTAAGTTCGATCATCTGATAGATGGTCTGCTTACCGGTAAGGCGGGCGACGAACTCTTTGATAATCAGCGTGAGTTCTTCTTCGCTTTCCCGGGCGCCGGTTTCGGTCAAAAATTCCAGCATCATGGGGTTCATGATGTCTTGCCAGCCTTCGCGAATCAGCGAGAGGGTGCCGTCGAAATCAAACAGAACATGGCGCAGCCGCCTCTGGTCTGGCAAGGCGTGAATGATTTCAATTTTAGTTCCTGGAGCGTAAGTTGGAGTTTGATTAATTGTCATGGGTCCCACTAAAAAAAACAGAATAAACCGCATCTAAAGCTAGGCAAAACCCCGGGCGGCGTCCAGGGACGCAAGCCGGATTCGATTATTTTTTTTATGCGTCCTACAAAACTGCTTCCATTGACCCCGAATGAACTCGCATGAGAGAATTATAGCGATTAAATGTATTTACATTTTCAGTGGGAGATTGTTACTCGCGCCTTGGTTTGGCAACGAAAGCTGTAATGTTGCGTATTTGCTGCTCTTTGGGGAATGGACCAGCAAGCATTTGTATATACCTTCATTATGATTTCATATTGTTGGCGCGGTTCTTCAATTTTCGGTCTCCTGCACAATCACCAAATAAAGGATGTGCTTCATGGGCCGTTATTGTTTTCCAATCACTCTTATTGAATCCATCAACGAAGAAACCCGCGTCAAGAAAGCGCGCCGCGCTCCAGGCAATCTGATTGCGACCGGCAGCCTGTCAATGAGCGCTTCATCCGCGCAATGCAAGGTTGCATCGGGAACGAATGGCCCCGCCGTCGCAACCACGCAGTCTCTACTGCAAGACGGCGCGAAATTACTCAAGGAATTGGGCCATACGCCCCTGATTCATAGCGCATTCGATGGCGCAGGCGACTCTACGGTACAAATCGCCTGGATGTCGGGCCACAACACCCTCATCGAAGTCTTGCCCGGCGACAGCCCCGTCATTCAGGTTGAAACCAGCTGGGCCGAAAGCGCATCGCAAGAGGGTTCGCCCGTTCTCAGCGCGATGATGCTGCTCTATGCGCTTTCGATCCTTGGCGGCGCTTCTCAACGCGACGCCCTGCACGCGCTGCTCGATTTTAGCGACCTGCTTGATGACGCACAGACGCAAGCGTTGAAGGAGGTCTTAAAAGACCGCCGCCTCGACGGCAACAGCGCCTTCGCCTTATTTATTGACATCGCCCACAACAAAGAACTCGCCGAAGAACTCGAACAATTTGACTTTACGCAATTACAGCGCGTACGGACGCCGTTGTTGTTCGCTGCGGGCAACCGCCTCGAAGCGGCCTTATTTTCACAACGGCGAAAAGCCAGCTCAACATCCGTCGAGATTCCCGAATGTCTCAAACAACTGACTCAACATTCAAACGGGGTTGTCATTGAAGCGGATGAAGTTGATGCGTTGACGAAACGGCTTGAAGCGCTCGAACTCGAAGATGCGGCGAAGCTCATCGAAAAAACCCTGAAATGGCGCGACCGCTGGGTGACCTGGCTGACCGGGCAGCAGCGTATTGATCTGCCCTATAACAACGAGCAGGTTGTCCGCATTATGAACGAGCCGATTGAAGACGTTGATGAAAAACGCGCCCTGATAAACGAAGCGGTGGCGTCAACCTACGACCAGACGCTCGAAGGCGAAAACATTCAGCGCATCACCTCCTGGTCGCGCGAAAACGGTATGCGCCTGGTGGCGGGCCGCCTCAGCCGCGCCTTTGGCAACCAGTCGCAGTTGTTGTCCGTATCAAAGGTGCTGGCCGATAAAGAAGGCCTTTTGCCCTATGCGAAAAAACTCCATCAAGCCAGCGCCTCGCTGCGCGAGTTGCAAACCCAGGCGGCGCGGCTGCTGCATTTGATCCAACAGCAAAAACCAACGCCGTTCGCGCAAACCGTGGGGGCGTTGAACCATTTTGAAGAAGCGCTGTTCGCGTTCCAGTCAAAAGAATTTAAACGCATGTTGCGCGAAAAAGACGAAGCCTCGCGGCGCGTGATCGGACGCCCGGACGCCGACGCCTGCGGCGCGGTGCTGGATTCGCTGCAAGAAACCACCCGTTCGTTGTATCGCTTGGCGGCGGAGTTCCGCGACCAGTTAGAACAAAGCAAGACCTCGCCAGCGGCGTTCATTGTGTTGATGCAACGGCTGCACCCCGCCGAGACGGTCAACCTCGCCAACGCCAACCTGCTGCGCGACGTTCACCCCGGCAAAGAAGACGACCTGCGCGACCTGATGCGCATCGGCGGACATTACACCTACAGTACACCGGGATCGGGCCTGCTCGCGGTCGACGGCGGCGATAACGAGCCGACCCACTGGGTCATTCACGTCGATGATTGGATCGAGGCGATCCCGCTGTTTATTCATGAGCGCGTAGTCAAGCGCACGGTAAAATCAGGCAATGATGAAATCACCATCGAAGTCATCGAAACCGAAGTCGATCAGGAGTCGATGGAGGCGTTTTTTAGAATTCACGCCGAATTTTGGGCGCAGAATATTGAAGCGGTGATGGACAGCCAACATGTGGGGCTGGCGCGGCGGTTGTTGGTGCAGCATGACGAATCTCTGCGCGCGCAAGCCGAAGCCTATTGCCGCGAGAACCCTGAAAAGAACGCCGATGACGCCGCCTGGGCGCTCATCAAAGAACATCCCGCCGCCTTACAGGGAGCATCCGCGCTGGGCGCGATGATCGGCGCCTTCTATCGCGACCAGGTCGAAGCGGTCGCGCACATCGTCGAGTCGCAGGACGTGCTGCGGCATGAAGCGCTCGAGACGGTTTTATCTACCGATAAAAAATCCGCTACGGCGAAAAAAATTCACGCCGCGTTAAAAGCAGGCGCCGTCGAAGCGATCAGCAAGAAAGCGCTGGCGACGGTGAAATCGAGCCGCAACGGGCTTGCCGACGAATGCAACCAACTAACCGCAATCGCCGACCAACCCACCCGCCGCACCAGCAGCCTGCACATTCTCACCACCGAATCAGCCGGGATGACCGAAGGCTACGTTCAAACCTGGATCGAGGAAGAAATCGCGCTGTATAACATCGTGCGCCATGAAAACCTCGAAAGCGCCGTGCAAAAACGCATGGGCGAATTTGGAACGCGCATTCAGGCGCTGAGCCGCAAGGTGATCGGCGAGTTCGGCATGAGCGTGGTCATCGACGAAGTGATGGCGCAACAGCGCCTGCCGGAACCGGCGGCGGTGATGACAGTGCTGATATCGTACAAACCCATCCTCAATGAGACCGCCAAACTGGGCGTACTAATCGAACTGATGGAGCGCGAAGGCAAGCGCAAGGTCAATGTTAAAAACGCCGACGATCCGAAAGAGGTCGATGCCTATATCAAGAAGAACAAAGCCGCATTGATGAAGACAGCGGTCGCCGTTGTTGCGAACAATAACGGCAAGGCGTTTGAACAACGGGTGGAAGCGCTGCACAAAGAAGCGCCCAAGAAAAATCTCTATGAAATTCAAAAGCGGGCCATCGCCGAAGAGAGCGATTATCAGGAAGAACTCGACGCCGTCATCCGCTTTGCGGCGCGTGACGCCGTGCTGGCGCAGTTGATGCAAAAACACCCCGAACTGCATATCGAAGACCAGATTGCGACGTATATCCGCACCCGCACTCAACTGGCGAAATCGACCGCGCGGAAAGAAGTGGTCGCTAAGAAAAAACTACACGCGCTGGCGCAACACCCGCTCTATTACTATCAGGCAGCGGGCGGCAACAAGCGCTACAACCTGCTCTACACCCCCAGCCGCGTTAACCTGGGCGAACGCGAACGCGATTCTGTCGTCAAGTGGCGGCAGTGGGTGGGCGGCGCCGACCGCTGGGCCGCGCAGGCCGGGTTTGAATTCTATAGCCTCATCAACGAAGGCGGCGTCGAAGAACGCCCCGCCCTGGCTTACGCCGAAATTCAAAAGACATCCGAGAACGCGCTGTGCGTCACTCATTTCGCCGGGTCGAACGCGCTGGCGCTGCTGTGTATGGCGGTGCTCGAAGGCGACGCCGAAGATATGGCCGACCAGATGAACCTGCGCGAAGACCGCATGGCGCC
This window harbors:
- a CDS encoding PfkB family carbohydrate kinase, whose protein sequence is MNEARLQQLLNAFQQQRIAVFGDLFLDKYLEIGPALEEISIETGKVAHQITGIRCQPGAAGTVCNNLSSLQVGTVNVLSVVGDDGEGYDLKKALRARRIEPVLVETEQRFTPTYCKPMSQQPGGEVELERQDTKNRGLLGRDLEDAVIAKLDALAPQVDAVIIADQVQERNCGVITDRVREHVAQLAAKCADTLFYADSRVRIGEFDNVILKPNRFECVNAVKPIKGDDEPPTELAMQCARELHQKTGQTVFLTLDKEGICPIGGESETRVPCPPVTGPIDIVGAGDSVTAGIVSALCSGATPNEAAIIGNLVASITIRQLGTTGQSTPDQVLEAYRANQALYESIPA
- a CDS encoding HAD family hydrolase, yielding MTINQTPTYAPGTKIEIIHALPDQRRLRHVLFDFDGTLSLIREGWQDIMNPMMLEFLTETGARESEEELTLIIKEFVARLTGKQTIYQMIELKEQIEKRGGTAKDPLEYKYIYLDRLWERIKHRVEGLRNGKSQPVDFLVPGSYEFLDALKEQGAKLYLASGTDHQFVVDEAEALGLTSYFQTHIYGAVDDYKKFSKKKIIEHIIKENNLSGAELLAVGDGYVEIENCKEVGGFALGVASDEAGRIEVDEWKRNRLIQAGADFIVPNFSEHSQLIDLLFGES